One part of the Vitis riparia cultivar Riparia Gloire de Montpellier isolate 1030 chromosome 15, EGFV_Vit.rip_1.0, whole genome shotgun sequence genome encodes these proteins:
- the LOC117932120 gene encoding uncharacterized protein LOC117932120 isoform X1: protein MGQHEGWAQPTGLLPNGLLPNEGSSAIRVLDTERWLIAEERTAELIACIQPNQRSEELRNAVADYVQRIVVQCFPCQVFTFGSVPLKTYLPDGDIDLAAFSNNQNLKDTWANQVRDMLQSEEKNENAEFRVKEVQYIQAEVKIIKCLVENIVVDISFNQLGGLCTLCFLEEVDHLINQNHLFKRSIILIKAWCYYESRILGAHHGLISTYALETLVLYIFHVFNNSFTGPLEVLYRFLEFFSSFDWDNFCVSLWGPVPISSLPDVTAEPPRQDSGELLLSKLFLDACISVYAVFPRGQENQGQSFISKHFNVIDPLRVNNNLGRSVSKGNFFRIRSAFAFGAKRLARLLDCPKENIIFEVNQFFMNTWERHGSGHRPDTPRTDLWPKRFSNSNQLHGSENLVNISSNKRLNSNSDHEAEVERTHASHGVSWENLSRNSDISAVSPAQSQKNHGTLNSSRIPDQISPEINSNQGVHTDRDQGSFKPDQLVTDLQGRYLFARTHSSPELTDTYTKGSSRGRHNRAPENGKDQITSTRLDNSRRKNLGSEIFVSNSTISTDDTSSVRHVSSHQSLDGSADSNTTLNSYYHGSALGAMGDQLSSVMGTQGMHQEEQDLVNMMASSTLHNFNVQVHLPLNLAPAHLPLPFSPSILASMGYPQRNLTGMVPTNVPLIEPAWGASNMQFPQGLVSSSLTHYFPGIGLNLNSEELIETGNENFGSLEIISGEADHDLWHEQDGGSTAGFDPNNGGFEVLQLDNKQQPTSSGFNFLPASKVGGSSGSMGVQPKFIKENLGSAGEDHVDAFHHQDNRQNEVHSDGRTASPRFSPSRPTSPLRSKTSSESSWDGSSAKVSKPMRERRGRKTSSSAEASTVYGKGKIVSEHVPSHVDDDDKDWKPPSTMGSERAERSMASQSLAPLHVPRHNIPGFEPAHVGGSDSLIPISPVFLGSGSQQRAVDNSGVVPFAFYPTGPPITFLTMLPVYNFPTEPGATDATTSHFGGDNGVDNSDSSQNFDSSEELDQSGNLNTSGCMRRAVPVEPSEVPKSDILNSDFASHWQNLQYGRYCQSPHSHGPHSYPSPIMVPPMYLQGHFPWDGPGRPLSSNMNLFTHLMNYGPRFVPVAPLQSVSNRPANVYQHYGDEATRYRTGTGTYLPNPKVSARERHASNSRRGNYHHDRGNHNGDREGNWNINSKSRTAGRNHSRNQADKSSSRLDRLAASESRADRPRGSYRHDSFPSYHSQNGPLHVNSPQSGSASVAYGMYPIPTVNPNEVSSNGPNVPSVVMVYPYEHNTNYGSQAEQPEFGAIGTAGFSGMNKEALLNEGTGAFEEQRFHSGISQQSPSDQPSSPHCQRSVAQRNYQLKNEDFLPLAIPDLRKTHNKRNYNWKSSSNGPCCSPLTSDVTVS from the exons GTGTTCACTTTTGGGTCTGTTCCCCTCAAGACTTATTTGCCTGATGGAGATATTGACTTGGCAGCCTTCAGtaacaatcaaaatttgaagGACACATGGGCTAATCAGGTCCGTGACATGCTACAGAGTGAGGAAAAGAACGAGAATGCTGAATTTCGTGTAAAAGAGGTTCAGTACATTCAAGCAGAA GTGAAGATAATAAAATGTCTTGTTGAAAACATTGTGGTAGACATATCATTCAACCAGCTTGGTGGGTTATGCACTCTTTGTTTCCTTGAGGAG GTTGATCatttgataaatcaaaatcatttattCAAGCGTAGCATTATATTGATCAAGGCCTGGTGTTATTATGAGAGCCGAATACTGGGTGCTCACCATGGACTTATTTCGACTTATGCTTTGGAGACCTTGGTTCTCTACATATTTCACGTCTTCAACAATTCCTTTACTGGACCACTTGAG GTCCTTTATCGTTTTTTGGAGTTCTTTAGTAGCTTTGACTGGGACAACTTTTGTGTTAGTCTATGGGGTCCTGTACCTATTAGTTCACTTCCAGATGTAACAG CGGAACCTCCTCGGCAAGATAGTGGAGAGCTACTACTTAGTAAATTGTTTCTAGATGCCTGTATCTCAGTATATGCTGTTTTCCCGCGTGGCCAAGAAAACCAGGGACAATCCTTCATTTCCAAGCATTTCAATGTTATTGATCCTTTACGTGTAAACAACAACCTTGGTCGTAGTGTTAGTAAAG GAAATTTCTTCAGGATACGAAGTGCATTTGCATTTGGCGCCAAAAGGCTGGCAAGGCTACTTGATTGCCCCAAAGAGAACATAATTTTTGAAGTAAATCAGTTTTTCATGAACACATGGGAAAGGCATGGCAGTGGTCATCGTCCTGATACTCCAAGGACTGATTTGTGGCCCAAGAGATTCTCAAATTCAAATCAACTCCATGGGTCTGAAAATTTGGTGAACATTTCAAGCAACAAAAGATTGAACAGTAACTCTGATCATGAAGCTGAGGTTGAGAGGACACATGCTTCACATGGTGTTTCCTGGGAAAACCTGTCTAGAAACAGTGATATTTCTGCAGTCTCTCCTGCTCAAAGCCAAAAGAATCATGGGACCCTGAACAGTTCAAGGATCCCTGATCAGATCAGTCCAGAAATCAATTCTAATCAGGGGGTACATACTGATAGAGATCAGGGAAGTTTCAAGCCTGATCAATTGGTCACTGACCTTCAGGGAAGGTATCTGTTTGCCAGGACACACTCTAGTCCCGAGCTTACTGACACATATACCAAAGGCTCTTCTCGAGGCAGGCATAACAGAGCTCCAGAAAATGGAAAAGACCAGATTACTTCTACAAGACTGGACAATAGCAGGAGGAAGAACCTGGGCTCAGAAATTTTTGTGAGCAATAGTACCATATCAACTGATGATACTTCATCTGTCAGGCATGTCTCATCCCATCAAAGTCTTGACGGATCAGCTGATTCAAACACTACTTTAAATAGTTATTATCATGGCTCAGCCTTGGGTGCCATGGGTGATCAACTTTCTTCTGTCATGGGTACTCAGGGGATGCATCAGGAAGAGCAAGATCTTGTGAACATGATGGCATCTTCTACGCTTCATAATTTCAATGTACAGGTCCATCTGCCGCTAAATTTAGCTCCAGCTCACCTACCTCTTCCATTCTCACCTTCCATTCTAGCTTCAATGGGATATCCTCAGAGAAATTTGACTGGCATGGTTCCTACAAATGTTCCCTTGATCGAGCCTGCTTGGGGGGCCTCAAATATGCAATTTCCTCAAGGTTTGGTTTCTTCATCATTAACTCATTACTTCCCTGGCATTGGATTGAACTTGAATTCTGAAGAGTTGATTGAAACTggcaatgaaaattttggttctttggaaATTATCTCAGGGGAGGCTGATCATGATCTCTGGCATGAGCAGGATGGGGGATCTACTGCAGGGTTTGATCCTAACAATGGAGGTTTTGAGGTGCTTCAGTTAGATAATAAGCAACAGCCAACTTCATCAGGTTTTAACTTTCTGCCTGCATCTAAGGTGGGTGGCTCTAGTGGCTCAATGGGAGTTCAACCAAAGTTCATTAAAGAAAACCTAGGATCAGCCGGGGAAGATCATGTTGATGCTTTCCACCATCAAGATAATAGACAAAATGAAGTTCATTCTGATGGCAGAACTGCAAGTCCAAGGTTTTCGCCTTCTAGGCCCACTAGCCCCTTGAGAAGCAAAACCTCTTCCGAGAGTTCCTGGGATGGATCATCAGCAAAGGTTTCAAAGCCAATGAGGGAAAGACGGGGAAGAAAAACAAGTTCTTCTGCAGAGGCTTCAACTGTGTATGGAAAAGGCAAGATTGTGTCTGAACATGTGCCTTCTCATGTAGATGATGACGACAAAGACTGGAAGCCACCTTCAACCATGGGTTCTGAAAGGGCTGAAAGAAGCATGGCCTCTCAATCTCTGGCTCCTTTGCATGTCCCAAGGCATAACATACCAGGCTTTGAACCAGCTCATGTGGGCGGATCGGATTCGCTAATACCCATTTCTCCAGTGTTTCTAGGTTCTGGTTCACAGCAAAGGGCAGTGGATAATTCTGGGGTGGTTCCCTTTGCCTTTTATCCAACAGGTCCGCCTATTACGTTTCTTACAATGCTGCCAGTTTACAATTTCCCAACTGAGCCAGGAGCTACTGATGCAACGACAAGCCATTTTGGAGGGGACAATGGGGTGGATAACAGTGATTCTAGTCAAAACTTTGATTCATCTGAGGAGCTTGATCAGTCTGGGAATTTAAACACTTCAGGTTGTATGAGAAGGGCAGTTCCTGTTGAACCCTCAGAGGTGCCAAAGTCCGATATTCTTAACAGTGATTTTGCCAGCCATTGGCAGAATTTGCAATATGGGAGGTATTGCCAAAGCCCACACTCTCATGGTCCGCATTCTTATCCTTCACCTATTATGGTACCCCCCATGTATTTACAGGGTCATTTCCCATGGGATGGTCCTGGAAGACCTCTTTCATCCAACATGAACCTCTTCACTCATCTTATGAATTATGGTCCTCGCTTTGTTCCTGTTGCTCCTCTGCAGTCTGTTTCTAATAGACCTGCCAATGTTTATCAACATTATGGTGATGAAGCAACAAGATATCGTACTGGAACTGGGACATACCTACCAAATCCT AAGGTGTCTGCTAGGGAACGACATGCTTCAAATTCCAGAAGGGGGAATTATCATCATGATAGGGGTAACCACAATGGTGACAGAGAAGGGAACTGGAATATCAACTCAAAATCAAGAACTGCTGGCCGCAATCATAGTCGTAACCAAGCTGACAAATCAAGCTCAAGACTGGATAGGTTGGCAGCAAGTGAGAGCCGAGCTGACAGGCCAAGGGGCTCATACAGACATGACTCATTTCCCTCCTACCATTCCCAGAATGGTCCATTGCATGTGAACTCCCCTCAGAGTGGTTCTGCCAGTGTGGCTTATGGCATGTATCCAATCCCAACAGTGAACCCCAATGAAGTGTCATCCAATGGACCAAATGTTCCATCTGTAGTCATGGTCTATCCATATGAACATAACACCAATTATGGTTCACAGGCTGAACAGCCTGAGTTTGGGGCCATTGGAACTGCAGGTTTCTCAGGTATGAACAAAGAAGCTCTGCTGAATGAGGGAACAGGTGCGTTTGAGGAACAAAGGTTTCATAGTGGCATTAGTCAACAGTCTCCATCAGACCAGCCTTCTTCACCTCACTGCCAAAG ATCAGTGGCTCAGAGGAATTATCAGTTGAAAAATGAGGATTTTCTGCCTCTTGCAATTCCAGACCTGAGGAAAACCCATAACAAGAGAAACTATAATTGGAAATCCTCCAGTAACGGGCCTTGTTGTTCTCCCCTCACTTCTGATGTGACGGTTTCTTAA
- the LOC117932120 gene encoding uncharacterized protein LOC117932120 isoform X2 yields the protein MGQHEGWAQPTGLLPNGLLPNEGSSAIRVLDTERWLIAEERTAELIACIQPNQRSEELRNAVADYVQRIVVQCFPCQVFTFGSVPLKTYLPDGDIDLAAFSNNQNLKDTWANQVRDMLQSEEKNENAEFRVKEVQYIQAEVKIIKCLVENIVVDISFNQLGGLCTLCFLEEVDHLINQNHLFKRSIILIKAWCYYESRILGAHHGLISTYALETLVLYIFHVFNNSFTGPLEVLYRFLEFFSSFDWDNFCVSLWGPVPISSLPDVTAEPPRQDSGELLLSKLFLDACISVYAVFPRGQENQGQSFISKHFNVIDPLRVNNNLGRSVSKGNFFRIRSAFAFGAKRLARLLDCPKENIIFEVNQFFMNTWERHGSGHRPDTPRTDLWPKRFSNSNQLHGSENLVNISSNKRLNSNSDHEAEVERTHASHGVSWENLSRNSDISAVSPAQSQKNHGTLNSSRIPDQISPEINSNQGVHTDRDQGSFKPDQLVTDLQGRYLFARTHSSPELTDTYTKGSSRGRHNRAPENGKDQITSTRLDNSRRKNLGSEIFVSNSTISTDDTSSVRHVSSHQSLDGSADSNTTLNSYYHGSALGAMGDQLSSVMGTQGMHQEEQDLVNMMASSTLHNFNVQVHLPLNLAPAHLPLPFSPSILASMGYPQRNLTGMVPTNVPLIEPAWGASNMQFPQGEADHDLWHEQDGGSTAGFDPNNGGFEVLQLDNKQQPTSSGFNFLPASKVGGSSGSMGVQPKFIKENLGSAGEDHVDAFHHQDNRQNEVHSDGRTASPRFSPSRPTSPLRSKTSSESSWDGSSAKVSKPMRERRGRKTSSSAEASTVYGKGKIVSEHVPSHVDDDDKDWKPPSTMGSERAERSMASQSLAPLHVPRHNIPGFEPAHVGGSDSLIPISPVFLGSGSQQRAVDNSGVVPFAFYPTGPPITFLTMLPVYNFPTEPGATDATTSHFGGDNGVDNSDSSQNFDSSEELDQSGNLNTSGCMRRAVPVEPSEVPKSDILNSDFASHWQNLQYGRYCQSPHSHGPHSYPSPIMVPPMYLQGHFPWDGPGRPLSSNMNLFTHLMNYGPRFVPVAPLQSVSNRPANVYQHYGDEATRYRTGTGTYLPNPKVSARERHASNSRRGNYHHDRGNHNGDREGNWNINSKSRTAGRNHSRNQADKSSSRLDRLAASESRADRPRGSYRHDSFPSYHSQNGPLHVNSPQSGSASVAYGMYPIPTVNPNEVSSNGPNVPSVVMVYPYEHNTNYGSQAEQPEFGAIGTAGFSGMNKEALLNEGTGAFEEQRFHSGISQQSPSDQPSSPHCQRSVAQRNYQLKNEDFLPLAIPDLRKTHNKRNYNWKSSSNGPCCSPLTSDVTVS from the exons GTGTTCACTTTTGGGTCTGTTCCCCTCAAGACTTATTTGCCTGATGGAGATATTGACTTGGCAGCCTTCAGtaacaatcaaaatttgaagGACACATGGGCTAATCAGGTCCGTGACATGCTACAGAGTGAGGAAAAGAACGAGAATGCTGAATTTCGTGTAAAAGAGGTTCAGTACATTCAAGCAGAA GTGAAGATAATAAAATGTCTTGTTGAAAACATTGTGGTAGACATATCATTCAACCAGCTTGGTGGGTTATGCACTCTTTGTTTCCTTGAGGAG GTTGATCatttgataaatcaaaatcatttattCAAGCGTAGCATTATATTGATCAAGGCCTGGTGTTATTATGAGAGCCGAATACTGGGTGCTCACCATGGACTTATTTCGACTTATGCTTTGGAGACCTTGGTTCTCTACATATTTCACGTCTTCAACAATTCCTTTACTGGACCACTTGAG GTCCTTTATCGTTTTTTGGAGTTCTTTAGTAGCTTTGACTGGGACAACTTTTGTGTTAGTCTATGGGGTCCTGTACCTATTAGTTCACTTCCAGATGTAACAG CGGAACCTCCTCGGCAAGATAGTGGAGAGCTACTACTTAGTAAATTGTTTCTAGATGCCTGTATCTCAGTATATGCTGTTTTCCCGCGTGGCCAAGAAAACCAGGGACAATCCTTCATTTCCAAGCATTTCAATGTTATTGATCCTTTACGTGTAAACAACAACCTTGGTCGTAGTGTTAGTAAAG GAAATTTCTTCAGGATACGAAGTGCATTTGCATTTGGCGCCAAAAGGCTGGCAAGGCTACTTGATTGCCCCAAAGAGAACATAATTTTTGAAGTAAATCAGTTTTTCATGAACACATGGGAAAGGCATGGCAGTGGTCATCGTCCTGATACTCCAAGGACTGATTTGTGGCCCAAGAGATTCTCAAATTCAAATCAACTCCATGGGTCTGAAAATTTGGTGAACATTTCAAGCAACAAAAGATTGAACAGTAACTCTGATCATGAAGCTGAGGTTGAGAGGACACATGCTTCACATGGTGTTTCCTGGGAAAACCTGTCTAGAAACAGTGATATTTCTGCAGTCTCTCCTGCTCAAAGCCAAAAGAATCATGGGACCCTGAACAGTTCAAGGATCCCTGATCAGATCAGTCCAGAAATCAATTCTAATCAGGGGGTACATACTGATAGAGATCAGGGAAGTTTCAAGCCTGATCAATTGGTCACTGACCTTCAGGGAAGGTATCTGTTTGCCAGGACACACTCTAGTCCCGAGCTTACTGACACATATACCAAAGGCTCTTCTCGAGGCAGGCATAACAGAGCTCCAGAAAATGGAAAAGACCAGATTACTTCTACAAGACTGGACAATAGCAGGAGGAAGAACCTGGGCTCAGAAATTTTTGTGAGCAATAGTACCATATCAACTGATGATACTTCATCTGTCAGGCATGTCTCATCCCATCAAAGTCTTGACGGATCAGCTGATTCAAACACTACTTTAAATAGTTATTATCATGGCTCAGCCTTGGGTGCCATGGGTGATCAACTTTCTTCTGTCATGGGTACTCAGGGGATGCATCAGGAAGAGCAAGATCTTGTGAACATGATGGCATCTTCTACGCTTCATAATTTCAATGTACAGGTCCATCTGCCGCTAAATTTAGCTCCAGCTCACCTACCTCTTCCATTCTCACCTTCCATTCTAGCTTCAATGGGATATCCTCAGAGAAATTTGACTGGCATGGTTCCTACAAATGTTCCCTTGATCGAGCCTGCTTGGGGGGCCTCAAATATGCAATTTCCTCAAG GGGAGGCTGATCATGATCTCTGGCATGAGCAGGATGGGGGATCTACTGCAGGGTTTGATCCTAACAATGGAGGTTTTGAGGTGCTTCAGTTAGATAATAAGCAACAGCCAACTTCATCAGGTTTTAACTTTCTGCCTGCATCTAAGGTGGGTGGCTCTAGTGGCTCAATGGGAGTTCAACCAAAGTTCATTAAAGAAAACCTAGGATCAGCCGGGGAAGATCATGTTGATGCTTTCCACCATCAAGATAATAGACAAAATGAAGTTCATTCTGATGGCAGAACTGCAAGTCCAAGGTTTTCGCCTTCTAGGCCCACTAGCCCCTTGAGAAGCAAAACCTCTTCCGAGAGTTCCTGGGATGGATCATCAGCAAAGGTTTCAAAGCCAATGAGGGAAAGACGGGGAAGAAAAACAAGTTCTTCTGCAGAGGCTTCAACTGTGTATGGAAAAGGCAAGATTGTGTCTGAACATGTGCCTTCTCATGTAGATGATGACGACAAAGACTGGAAGCCACCTTCAACCATGGGTTCTGAAAGGGCTGAAAGAAGCATGGCCTCTCAATCTCTGGCTCCTTTGCATGTCCCAAGGCATAACATACCAGGCTTTGAACCAGCTCATGTGGGCGGATCGGATTCGCTAATACCCATTTCTCCAGTGTTTCTAGGTTCTGGTTCACAGCAAAGGGCAGTGGATAATTCTGGGGTGGTTCCCTTTGCCTTTTATCCAACAGGTCCGCCTATTACGTTTCTTACAATGCTGCCAGTTTACAATTTCCCAACTGAGCCAGGAGCTACTGATGCAACGACAAGCCATTTTGGAGGGGACAATGGGGTGGATAACAGTGATTCTAGTCAAAACTTTGATTCATCTGAGGAGCTTGATCAGTCTGGGAATTTAAACACTTCAGGTTGTATGAGAAGGGCAGTTCCTGTTGAACCCTCAGAGGTGCCAAAGTCCGATATTCTTAACAGTGATTTTGCCAGCCATTGGCAGAATTTGCAATATGGGAGGTATTGCCAAAGCCCACACTCTCATGGTCCGCATTCTTATCCTTCACCTATTATGGTACCCCCCATGTATTTACAGGGTCATTTCCCATGGGATGGTCCTGGAAGACCTCTTTCATCCAACATGAACCTCTTCACTCATCTTATGAATTATGGTCCTCGCTTTGTTCCTGTTGCTCCTCTGCAGTCTGTTTCTAATAGACCTGCCAATGTTTATCAACATTATGGTGATGAAGCAACAAGATATCGTACTGGAACTGGGACATACCTACCAAATCCT AAGGTGTCTGCTAGGGAACGACATGCTTCAAATTCCAGAAGGGGGAATTATCATCATGATAGGGGTAACCACAATGGTGACAGAGAAGGGAACTGGAATATCAACTCAAAATCAAGAACTGCTGGCCGCAATCATAGTCGTAACCAAGCTGACAAATCAAGCTCAAGACTGGATAGGTTGGCAGCAAGTGAGAGCCGAGCTGACAGGCCAAGGGGCTCATACAGACATGACTCATTTCCCTCCTACCATTCCCAGAATGGTCCATTGCATGTGAACTCCCCTCAGAGTGGTTCTGCCAGTGTGGCTTATGGCATGTATCCAATCCCAACAGTGAACCCCAATGAAGTGTCATCCAATGGACCAAATGTTCCATCTGTAGTCATGGTCTATCCATATGAACATAACACCAATTATGGTTCACAGGCTGAACAGCCTGAGTTTGGGGCCATTGGAACTGCAGGTTTCTCAGGTATGAACAAAGAAGCTCTGCTGAATGAGGGAACAGGTGCGTTTGAGGAACAAAGGTTTCATAGTGGCATTAGTCAACAGTCTCCATCAGACCAGCCTTCTTCACCTCACTGCCAAAG ATCAGTGGCTCAGAGGAATTATCAGTTGAAAAATGAGGATTTTCTGCCTCTTGCAATTCCAGACCTGAGGAAAACCCATAACAAGAGAAACTATAATTGGAAATCCTCCAGTAACGGGCCTTGTTGTTCTCCCCTCACTTCTGATGTGACGGTTTCTTAA